The proteins below are encoded in one region of Juglans microcarpa x Juglans regia isolate MS1-56 chromosome 4D, Jm3101_v1.0, whole genome shotgun sequence:
- the LOC121261611 gene encoding LOW QUALITY PROTEIN: pectinesterase inhibitor 6 (The sequence of the model RefSeq protein was modified relative to this genomic sequence to represent the inferred CDS: inserted 1 base in 1 codon) — protein MTSVHITFHVTYIFLAWLTNFGQIAYGKVDNYVDDACSVTRYHDLCVHTLASFSRTCKSSPSKWARXGVSVTLAEVKSTAQYLTILKKHRVMRGRNRVALSDCIECFQDAIDELHKSLYVLRRLSKRPYIFDMQMSDLNTWISAVLTDEDTCLDGFEGQKGEQVKLLRNRVFNATHITSNALALANKLATTGFGIPNRSANLRKGLIGH, from the exons ATGACATCCGTTCATATAACATTTCATGTCACGTACATATTTCTAGCATGGCTGACAAATTTCGGGCAAATAGCTTATGGAAAGGTAGACAACTATGTTGATGATGCCTGCAGTGTGACAAGGTATCATGACCTCTGTGTTCACACACTAGCATCGTTTTCACGCACTTGTAAGAGCAGCCCAAGTAAGTGGGCAC GCGGGGTGTCGGTGACCTTAGCCGAGGTCAAGAGCACTGCGCAGTACCTGACAATTTTGAAGAAACATCGGGTTATGCGAGGAAGGAACCGAGTCGCCCTTTCAGATTGCATCGAATGTTTTCAGGACGCCATTGACGAGCTTCACAAATCACTCTATGTTCTAAGAAGGCTAAGTAAAAGACCATATATATTCGATATGCAAATGAGTGATCTCAACACATGGATTAGTGCAGTGCTCACCGATGAAGATACTTGCTTGGATGGTTTTGAAGGCCAAAAGGGAGAGCAGGTTAAGTTACTTCGAAATCGGGTTTTTAATGCTACTCATATAACTAGTAATGCCCTGGCTCTTGCTAACAAACTTGCCACCACGGGTTTTGGCATCCCAAATCGATCGGCCAATCTCAGGAAGGGATTAATTGGTCATTGA